One region of Prosthecobacter debontii genomic DNA includes:
- a CDS encoding GspE/PulE family protein — MNLNLGIEFNETIQRLIISQLRTSTSTDEILSDEALVRKCSKTRILGAVGRASGLPAFPQIREMADAEFVGYCDPVVLSRGMFVPLRRSAQQILLAVANPWDYRADDYCASRFPEDDVLKVVTLASEVSSIIEGSSSSSGPSRAELEAVEVEEFSNECPDFDVTRQYDEPIAQLVSSMVSDAIKQHASDIHIKTEKTNFQYCFRVDGDLGQRVDMPIKLRDRVDAFLLNLMRLAPEERSKRPGISGRFTASYYGRAVGVRYERHRTYRGYHVTMRLLDKTHLEARLGMGTLAFDEETLFELDKAMAVPSGIIVMSGPTGSGKSTTLNAMLRELNHPEDNILTLENPVEDEIPGVTHCDLRDSTEFKPMIASFMRSDPDVILMGEVRDRESAELAIEAAITGHKVLTTIHTPRASQIIERFQQLGIERWKIAQTLKAACAQRLVKLLCTACREKRDGIAERDIRLFHLDPAWAQRPVYVHRKEGCPECKGRGYSGRTAILEILPISPRMGDKLAKGEITPFELEQEVQRECGLPSLRDNGLKLMADGKTDLDALKKVLDLTYET; from the coding sequence ATGAACCTCAATCTGGGCATCGAGTTCAACGAAACCATTCAACGGCTGATCATCAGCCAGTTGAGGACCTCCACTTCCACCGATGAGATTCTCTCCGATGAGGCTCTGGTGAGGAAGTGCTCGAAGACACGCATCCTCGGTGCTGTAGGGCGTGCTTCGGGATTACCAGCTTTCCCTCAGATTCGTGAAATGGCGGATGCGGAATTTGTCGGCTATTGTGATCCGGTCGTTCTCTCACGAGGGATGTTTGTTCCTCTGCGCCGTAGCGCCCAGCAGATCTTGCTCGCTGTGGCGAATCCCTGGGACTACCGGGCAGATGACTACTGCGCCAGCCGGTTTCCGGAAGATGATGTTTTAAAAGTCGTTACGCTAGCTTCCGAAGTCTCCTCCATTATCGAAGGCTCCTCCAGTTCATCAGGACCTAGCCGCGCTGAGTTGGAAGCCGTCGAGGTCGAAGAGTTCTCCAACGAATGCCCCGACTTCGATGTGACCCGTCAGTATGACGAGCCTATCGCTCAACTCGTGTCCAGCATGGTGAGTGATGCCATCAAGCAACACGCCTCAGACATCCACATCAAAACAGAGAAGACCAACTTCCAATATTGTTTCCGGGTAGATGGCGATCTCGGTCAGCGCGTGGACATGCCGATCAAGCTGAGAGATCGCGTGGATGCCTTTTTGCTGAATCTCATGCGCCTCGCTCCCGAAGAGCGCAGCAAGCGGCCCGGCATTTCAGGTCGCTTCACAGCCAGCTACTATGGTCGTGCCGTCGGTGTCCGTTATGAGAGGCATCGCACTTATCGAGGTTATCACGTCACCATGCGTCTTTTGGATAAGACGCATCTGGAAGCAAGGCTGGGCATGGGCACGTTAGCCTTCGATGAAGAGACTTTGTTTGAGTTGGATAAGGCCATGGCGGTTCCTTCAGGTATCATCGTGATGTCAGGGCCTACAGGGTCAGGAAAATCCACCACGCTGAATGCCATGCTGCGTGAACTCAATCACCCGGAAGATAACATTCTAACCCTGGAAAACCCCGTGGAAGATGAGATCCCCGGCGTGACCCATTGTGACCTGAGAGATTCGACGGAATTTAAACCCATGATCGCCAGTTTCATGCGGTCCGATCCAGATGTGATTCTGATGGGTGAGGTGCGGGATCGTGAATCAGCAGAGTTGGCTATTGAAGCAGCGATTACGGGCCACAAGGTGCTGACCACCATTCACACGCCGCGCGCTTCTCAGATCATCGAGCGCTTTCAGCAACTTGGGATTGAGCGTTGGAAAATCGCCCAGACGCTCAAGGCCGCCTGCGCTCAACGCTTGGTCAAGCTGCTCTGCACAGCCTGCCGTGAAAAGCGTGACGGCATTGCCGAACGTGACATCCGCCTATTTCATCTAGACCCAGCATGGGCTCAACGGCCCGTCTATGTCCACCGCAAAGAAGGCTGTCCTGAATGCAAAGGACGTGGCTACTCTGGACGTACAGCCATTTTAGAGATTCTCCCCATCAGCCCCCGCATGGGAGACAAACTGGCCAAAGGTGAGATCACCCCCTTTGAGCTCGAGCAAGAGGTGCAGCGGGAATGTGGCCTACCTTCGCTCCGTGATAATGGGTTGAAACTCATGGCCGATGGCAAAACGGACCTCGATGCCCTGAAAAAGGTCTTGGACCTCACTTACGAAACCTAA
- a CDS encoding ABC transporter ATP-binding protein has product MAPAPCLHLQEGSRFGYRVGLPWNRRPHCLVEIPDPVQAHPGLHLLVAPNGSGKTTFLRTLAGLIPPLAGAVTLQAQVHYFADELRADPEMKPLTFFRSWFKGDSLASVEKLANSLRLDLKCPIGKLSRGNRQKVLLIMAEVKAAQSSASLLLMDEPLTGLDAETREQVTQLWAETRSSTVRLVVMHELECVRQADSLFTIVRGKLRHATERTGSTWMDTYHTLQQS; this is encoded by the coding sequence ATGGCTCCCGCCCCCTGTTTACATCTTCAAGAAGGCTCTCGATTCGGTTATCGAGTGGGCTTGCCTTGGAACCGCCGCCCTCACTGTTTAGTGGAGATCCCTGATCCTGTGCAGGCTCATCCCGGTCTGCACCTCCTCGTAGCACCGAACGGTTCCGGGAAAACGACTTTCCTACGCACGCTCGCGGGACTGATCCCGCCTTTAGCCGGGGCCGTCACCCTGCAAGCGCAGGTGCACTACTTCGCCGATGAACTGCGGGCAGATCCCGAAATGAAGCCCCTCACTTTTTTCCGTTCCTGGTTCAAAGGTGATTCACTCGCTAGCGTGGAAAAGCTGGCTAACTCCCTTCGGCTCGATCTCAAATGCCCGATCGGCAAGCTCTCACGGGGCAATCGGCAAAAGGTTTTGTTGATCATGGCAGAAGTCAAAGCCGCGCAGAGTTCCGCCAGTCTGTTGCTGATGGATGAACCTCTCACCGGTTTAGACGCCGAAACCCGCGAGCAAGTCACCCAACTCTGGGCAGAGACTCGCTCCAGCACCGTGCGTCTGGTGGTGATGCATGAACTGGAATGTGTGCGCCAAGCCGACTCCCTTTTCACCATCGTGCGCGGCAAGCTCCGACATGCCACCGAGCGCACAGGCAGCACCTGGATGGACACTTATCACACTCTGCAGCAATCATGA
- a CDS encoding type IV pilus twitching motility protein PilT produces the protein MCSAASPADILGQLAVAFPGREISDVQIRTDGLIYLHTNRGLEIAESFGLQSAEAVGKIAEGLFTRQSHEIWADNSVSATGDRMWELVRSRRVIDFSCEEGALGSPVRMRVQVHLSEHGLGITCRWLRAKISQLETLGIDPLISDSLRDLVQRRFGLGLITGPTGSGKSTTLAAILDWVRRHFPKHIVTVEDPIEYRYDSTMADPNQPGVLIPAPSLVTQQEVGRHTLSYQSGLKEVLRKTPNIILIGEIRDRETMETCIEAAQTGHFVLSTLHTRGAVKTIDRILEFFPKEQQSGILHRLSETLTFVLSQGLLTGFNGRVLVTEYLQNTNEAVSAGMRAYDGSATSLEDALRYKGNLRWNQCLMNHYRGGAISEDIFNANLLAG, from the coding sequence ATGTGTTCTGCTGCTTCTCCTGCTGATATTTTAGGGCAACTCGCGGTGGCCTTCCCTGGCCGAGAAATTTCAGATGTACAAATCCGCACGGACGGGCTGATCTATCTCCACACGAACCGTGGTCTTGAGATCGCTGAATCTTTTGGCCTGCAAAGTGCAGAAGCCGTGGGAAAAATCGCCGAAGGCCTGTTTACCCGCCAGTCCCATGAAATCTGGGCGGACAACTCAGTGTCGGCCACTGGGGATCGGATGTGGGAATTGGTGCGCTCCCGCCGGGTGATTGATTTTAGCTGTGAGGAAGGAGCTTTGGGTTCGCCAGTCCGTATGCGTGTACAGGTGCACTTGAGTGAACATGGCTTGGGTATTACCTGTCGTTGGTTGCGAGCCAAGATTTCACAGCTCGAAACGTTAGGCATCGATCCTCTCATCTCAGATAGTTTGAGGGATCTTGTGCAGCGCAGATTTGGTCTGGGGCTTATTACCGGCCCCACGGGTTCAGGAAAGTCCACGACCCTGGCCGCGATTCTAGATTGGGTGCGCCGTCACTTTCCAAAACATATCGTCACCGTGGAAGATCCCATCGAGTATCGATACGACAGTACGATGGCTGATCCCAATCAGCCTGGGGTGCTCATTCCTGCGCCTTCGTTGGTCACCCAGCAGGAGGTGGGCAGGCACACACTGAGCTATCAGAGTGGATTGAAAGAGGTGCTGCGTAAAACCCCGAACATCATTTTGATCGGGGAAATCCGAGATCGCGAAACCATGGAGACGTGTATCGAGGCGGCTCAGACGGGTCACTTTGTCTTGTCGACCCTGCATACTCGTGGCGCGGTGAAAACGATCGACCGTATTTTGGAGTTCTTCCCCAAGGAGCAACAATCTGGGATTTTACACCGCTTGAGCGAGACTCTCACCTTCGTTTTGTCACAGGGCTTGTTAACCGGGTTCAATGGTCGTGTCCTGGTCACAGAGTATCTCCAGAATACCAACGAGGCGGTTTCAGCGGGCATGCGTGCCTATGATGGTAGCGCCACTTCCTTGGAGGATGCTCTTCGCTACAAAGGGAATTTGCGTTGGAATCAGTGTCTGATGAATCACTACCGCGGAGGGGCGATCTCAGAGGACATCTTCAATGCCAACCTGTTGGCAGGTTGA
- a CDS encoding type II secretion system F family protein — MNAFQVTLRNIKRPDQSKVLQLEAPNREQAALLAAKPGFRVALVKSLAGAPKNGTSKRAIPRKELIKLFRGLASMLKANISTADALLYYAQGLPDPELQSSLMNIRNRLEAGLPVHVAFAKEQKFDSTIITIVEAGADAGQLGEAFSSLARRIKIELMFASKLRTALLVPSIIILFQIGLFIYSQVHVVAKVEETLKSVRQEPDPISVFIFSVSHVVQKTWPFFVIALTAFIVAIFRSPAFRQTLLILGMKHWLLLRKLVMGLRQSAYIGTLQMLYANGINLARSSALSARVMQGTPLYPDFIKASQVYESSGVPFAEALKRNTNLDPQVVHMIGIGERSASLPQQLELLRDIYEEDTAAIMADFTQVINFITLAMAVVLIGFVFTGSMLPIFLMGPRMMQSGNM, encoded by the coding sequence ATGAACGCGTTTCAAGTTACCCTGCGAAACATCAAGCGGCCAGATCAATCCAAGGTCTTGCAACTGGAAGCGCCCAACCGCGAGCAGGCAGCGCTCCTCGCCGCCAAGCCGGGGTTTCGTGTCGCATTGGTCAAGTCTCTGGCGGGAGCTCCCAAAAACGGCACTTCGAAACGAGCCATTCCTCGCAAGGAATTGATCAAATTGTTCCGTGGGTTGGCTTCCATGCTGAAGGCGAATATCAGCACGGCAGATGCCTTGCTTTATTATGCTCAGGGGCTGCCCGATCCAGAACTGCAATCATCGCTGATGAACATCCGAAACCGCCTTGAAGCGGGGCTGCCTGTCCATGTGGCATTTGCTAAAGAGCAAAAATTTGACAGCACCATCATCACCATCGTCGAAGCCGGAGCCGACGCAGGTCAGCTCGGGGAGGCCTTCAGTTCCTTGGCACGACGGATCAAGATTGAGCTGATGTTTGCCAGCAAACTCCGGACCGCTCTGCTGGTGCCCTCGATCATCATTCTCTTCCAAATCGGACTCTTCATTTACTCTCAAGTCCACGTGGTGGCCAAAGTGGAGGAAACCCTGAAAAGCGTTCGTCAAGAGCCCGATCCCATTTCCGTCTTCATCTTTTCTGTCAGTCATGTGGTACAGAAAACATGGCCGTTTTTCGTCATCGCCCTCACCGCGTTTATCGTGGCGATCTTCCGTTCACCGGCTTTCCGCCAAACCTTGCTGATCCTTGGGATGAAGCATTGGCTGCTGTTGCGCAAGCTGGTCATGGGCCTCCGCCAGAGTGCGTATATCGGCACGCTACAGATGCTCTATGCCAATGGCATCAACCTCGCTCGTTCCTCGGCCTTGAGTGCCCGGGTGATGCAAGGTACTCCCTTGTATCCCGACTTCATCAAAGCCTCTCAAGTCTATGAATCCTCAGGGGTCCCCTTTGCCGAAGCTCTCAAACGCAATACCAACTTGGACCCACAGGTGGTGCATATGATTGGCATCGGAGAACGCTCCGCCTCTCTGCCTCAACAGCTCGAATTGCTCCGAGATATTTATGAGGAAGATACAGCCGCCATCATGGCCGACTTCACTCAAGTGATCAATTTCATCACCTTGGCCATGGCCGTGGTGCTCATCGGCTTTGTTTTCACTGGGTCCATGCTGCCGATCTTCCTGATGGGTCCTCGGATGATGCAATCCGGCAACATGTGA
- a CDS encoding type II secretion system protein, with amino-acid sequence MHCIPLRQGLCSRSHRAGFTLIEISLVIGLMIGLALFTGMNISAIQDWQKGKDAALALEAVFAAQRAYMADHPTADIEVVTRIELEAYLPTGWTTMPTVRSLDDGTLTIDHSVMPPQLLSGTTVYDPSGSGTDGLWDIGK; translated from the coding sequence ATGCACTGCATTCCTCTCCGCCAAGGTCTGTGTTCCCGGTCTCACCGAGCGGGGTTTACCCTCATTGAGATCAGCCTCGTGATTGGGCTTATGATCGGCCTAGCGCTGTTCACAGGCATGAACATCTCTGCCATTCAGGACTGGCAGAAGGGTAAAGATGCCGCGCTTGCTCTAGAGGCAGTGTTTGCTGCCCAGCGGGCCTATATGGCAGATCATCCCACAGCAGACATTGAGGTAGTAACCCGAATCGAATTGGAAGCCTACCTTCCCACCGGCTGGACGACGATGCCAACCGTCCGCTCTCTGGATGACGGCACACTTACCATCGACCATTCCGTCATGCCCCCTCAGTTACTGTCGGGAACGACCGTTTATGATCCTTCCGGCAGCGGAACTGATGGACTTTGGGACATAGGGAAGTGA
- a CDS encoding type II secretion system protein GspD — protein MSPISSRSLCLLGLGLSLVHGHAQDEPAAAPPAVTTPPESVEVSTRLSGLASLPTQPEEGYWIDNAPINEVFQYLARSSDLQYFYNNELNSPQYSVTGHLKLDDPRQQMEDLALANGLFVYQQRSTISLMTETQLARLPVDIMSYQLKYLRGAPLNRSAVGKSDSGGESEGGGGGSGGTVGSSDFEKLKAIIRPMLTPQIGQIEFEEKTNTLLVSDNSIKLERVRKLLDEIDKAKPQIMVNVRVLRIRRNQGRHVGVDWSRSLGEDGTSLTVTQNLNALFNLPNVSTLTKSGDVNNPLTEIEQTNTPGAGLVFGSVQVQAILRALEAADLVTQEACPTIITEDNEQGLISIVDRFPVITSDISNTAAGQNITDKVRYKIDSEDPSATEEPEKNREIGVTLSVTPTLLPDGTVRMKLRPRVAKIVELIQGRTSNVFPRVSESTVEAISRIPAGQSLFLGGFYDYSNSDGSNKVPILGTIPLVGKLFSSDTKKLEQVSLVFVITPRVYDASSTGAISETNWHVREYSGMQPEDIGDASLLLPKADWPNSSPHDKNPVRSTQTSASPAGSKPSWVKRLFSKKNTEVE, from the coding sequence ATGAGCCCGATCTCCTCACGTTCCCTTTGCCTGCTAGGCCTCGGCCTAAGCTTGGTCCACGGCCATGCTCAAGATGAACCTGCGGCCGCCCCCCCTGCGGTGACGACTCCTCCTGAATCCGTTGAAGTCTCAACACGACTGAGCGGTCTAGCTAGTTTACCAACCCAACCGGAAGAAGGATACTGGATCGACAACGCTCCCATCAATGAGGTGTTTCAGTATCTGGCCCGTAGCTCCGATTTGCAGTATTTTTATAACAATGAGCTGAATAGCCCTCAATACAGCGTCACCGGTCATTTGAAGTTGGATGATCCGCGTCAACAGATGGAAGACCTCGCTCTGGCCAACGGTCTCTTCGTTTACCAGCAACGGTCAACCATCAGCTTGATGACCGAGACACAGCTCGCAAGGCTGCCTGTGGATATCATGAGCTACCAGCTCAAGTACCTTCGGGGCGCCCCCTTGAATCGCAGTGCTGTCGGCAAATCCGATTCAGGCGGGGAATCTGAAGGTGGTGGCGGCGGATCTGGAGGAACCGTCGGCTCTTCAGATTTTGAAAAGTTAAAGGCGATCATCCGGCCCATGCTCACCCCTCAAATCGGTCAAATCGAATTCGAGGAAAAAACCAACACGCTTTTGGTTAGTGATAACTCGATCAAGCTGGAGCGTGTGCGGAAACTTCTCGATGAAATCGACAAGGCCAAACCCCAGATCATGGTCAATGTAAGAGTCCTGCGCATCCGTCGCAATCAGGGACGCCATGTCGGTGTGGATTGGAGTCGCTCTCTGGGGGAAGACGGCACGAGTCTCACTGTCACCCAGAACTTGAACGCCTTGTTCAATCTTCCAAACGTAAGCACGTTGACCAAATCCGGTGATGTGAACAATCCTCTCACCGAAATCGAGCAGACTAACACACCCGGAGCTGGCTTGGTGTTTGGGAGCGTCCAGGTGCAGGCCATTTTGCGAGCCTTGGAAGCGGCGGACCTCGTCACCCAGGAGGCTTGCCCCACCATCATCACAGAGGATAACGAGCAGGGCTTGATCTCCATTGTGGATCGTTTCCCAGTTATCACCTCGGATATCAGCAACACTGCTGCCGGCCAAAACATTACCGATAAAGTCCGTTATAAGATCGACTCCGAAGATCCAAGTGCGACCGAAGAACCGGAAAAGAACCGCGAAATTGGGGTCACCCTGTCTGTCACTCCGACGCTTCTTCCAGATGGCACGGTACGGATGAAGCTGCGCCCTCGAGTGGCTAAAATCGTTGAACTCATCCAAGGCCGCACCAGCAATGTCTTTCCTCGTGTGAGTGAATCCACCGTGGAAGCCATCAGCCGCATCCCTGCCGGGCAATCGTTGTTCTTGGGCGGATTTTACGACTACAGCAACAGCGACGGTAGCAACAAGGTGCCGATCTTGGGCACCATTCCATTGGTCGGAAAGCTGTTCAGCTCTGACACTAAAAAATTGGAACAGGTGAGCCTTGTTTTCGTCATCACTCCCCGTGTTTATGATGCCTCCAGCACAGGCGCTATTTCGGAGACGAATTGGCATGTACGGGAGTATTCGGGCATGCAGCCCGAAGACATTGGAGATGCCTCACTTCTTCTGCCCAAAGCAGACTGGCCTAACAGCAGCCCTCATGATAAGAACCCAGTCCGGTCCACACAGACATCCGCCTCACCAGCGGGCTCTAAACCTTCTTGGGTGAAACGGCTCTTCAGCAAAAAGAACACGGAGGTCGAGTGA
- a CDS encoding alkaline phosphatase D family protein, translated as MRSPLYPVVSSHASSRRSFIKGSASLALAAFTCERVYGVVTSAPKFSGYPFTLGVASGDPAPDGFVLWTRLAPKPLEGGGMEAMPVKVSWVVAEDEALSKVVRQGTIVATPEWGHSVHVEVEGLKPDRWYWYQFRVGGESSPKGRTRTFPAVEVIPEKLRFAFASCQHFETGLFTAYEHMMREDLDVVVHLGDYIYEYAGIDKRVRKHTGPESTSIDTYRNRHAQYKCDPALQGMHALVPWLVTWDDHEFDNNCAGDVSEEHDVSRESFLKRRAAAYQAYYEHMPLRRSAMPKGPDMLLYRKVGYGRLADFHMLDTRQYRSDQPCGDGKKPQCEQALNPDSTMMGPIQRDWLFENLGKSASTWNVLAQQVMMARVDRAAGSEVGYSMDQWPGYEKERRRVLKYLHEQRVTNPVILTGDIHSNWANDLIADFDDLDSEVVASEFVGTSISSGGDGALEPKNLEPTYSENPFVKFHSAERGYVRCEVTPNDWKTDYQAVPYVSKPGAPLLTRASFAVEAGKAGLQKG; from the coding sequence ATGCGGTCTCCACTCTACCCCGTTGTTTCATCCCACGCATCCTCTCGGCGGTCATTCATCAAAGGGTCAGCCTCCTTGGCTTTGGCCGCTTTCACCTGTGAACGTGTCTATGGGGTGGTAACCTCAGCGCCTAAGTTCTCGGGCTATCCATTCACGCTTGGGGTGGCTTCTGGTGATCCCGCTCCAGATGGGTTTGTGCTTTGGACGCGGTTAGCACCTAAACCGTTAGAAGGTGGAGGTATGGAAGCGATGCCGGTGAAGGTATCCTGGGTTGTCGCAGAGGATGAAGCGTTGTCGAAGGTGGTTCGTCAGGGCACGATTGTAGCGACTCCTGAATGGGGGCACTCCGTTCATGTGGAAGTGGAGGGTCTTAAACCTGACCGTTGGTACTGGTATCAATTTCGAGTGGGCGGTGAGTCGAGTCCTAAAGGCCGAACTCGCACCTTCCCGGCGGTAGAAGTTATCCCGGAAAAACTGCGCTTCGCATTCGCCTCGTGCCAGCATTTTGAAACGGGGTTGTTCACGGCTTATGAGCACATGATGAGGGAAGATCTCGATGTTGTCGTCCACTTGGGCGATTACATTTACGAGTATGCGGGCATCGATAAACGCGTGCGCAAACACACCGGTCCTGAAAGCACATCGATCGACACCTATCGCAACCGTCATGCTCAATACAAATGCGATCCCGCTTTGCAGGGAATGCATGCCTTGGTGCCTTGGCTCGTGACATGGGATGACCATGAATTTGACAACAACTGTGCGGGTGATGTCTCTGAAGAACATGATGTTAGCCGTGAGAGCTTTCTGAAGCGCCGCGCCGCCGCCTATCAGGCCTATTATGAGCACATGCCACTCAGGCGTTCAGCCATGCCCAAGGGCCCTGACATGTTGCTCTATCGCAAGGTCGGGTATGGTCGTTTGGCTGATTTTCACATGCTGGATACACGTCAGTATCGCAGTGATCAGCCCTGTGGAGATGGAAAGAAACCTCAGTGTGAGCAGGCGCTCAATCCAGACAGCACTATGATGGGACCGATCCAGCGGGATTGGTTGTTTGAAAATCTCGGCAAATCGGCTTCTACCTGGAATGTTTTGGCTCAACAAGTGATGATGGCTCGGGTGGATCGTGCGGCAGGAAGTGAGGTGGGTTACAGCATGGATCAATGGCCTGGCTATGAAAAGGAACGCCGACGGGTTTTGAAATACCTTCACGAACAGCGGGTCACAAATCCGGTGATCCTAACCGGGGATATTCATAGCAATTGGGCGAACGACTTGATCGCAGATTTTGATGATCTGGACTCCGAAGTGGTGGCCTCCGAGTTCGTGGGCACCTCGATAAGCTCAGGGGGAGATGGAGCGTTGGAGCCCAAAAATCTGGAGCCCACTTATTCAGAAAATCCCTTTGTGAAGTTTCACAGCGCGGAGCGTGGATACGTTCGTTGTGAGGTCACTCCCAATGACTGGAAAACGGATTATCAGGCAGTGCCATACGTGTCCAAACCTGGAGCTCCGCTGCTCACACGCGCCTCTTTCGCGGTTGAAGCAGGTAAGGCGGGTTTGCAGAAAGGATAA
- a CDS encoding type II secretion system protein, producing the protein MKIDTRLLHTRLAKRVRHSGMTLIEISLVIALLLGLIAVVFLGIGSYRQGADKAKCKMQLAAVQKAVRSGANMQNLAVGDALVSTTAVFGTGLLMENAPVCPSGGTYAWTDDVPAVGTPFGNCDYTGSGTSTTHVLDVAGGETADW; encoded by the coding sequence ATGAAAATCGACACCCGCCTCCTTCACACTCGTCTCGCCAAGCGCGTTCGTCACTCTGGCATGACTCTCATTGAAATCAGCCTTGTGATCGCCCTGCTTTTGGGTCTGATCGCTGTGGTTTTCCTCGGAATCGGCAGCTACCGCCAGGGAGCTGATAAAGCGAAATGTAAAATGCAATTAGCGGCCGTGCAGAAAGCTGTTCGCTCCGGGGCTAACATGCAAAACCTCGCTGTGGGGGATGCCCTGGTTTCGACCACCGCCGTCTTCGGGACAGGTCTGTTGATGGAAAACGCTCCTGTCTGCCCCTCCGGTGGAACTTATGCTTGGACCGATGATGTGCCTGCCGTTGGCACCCCCTTCGGCAACTGCGATTACACTGGTTCAGGGACATCCACAACTCACGTCTTGGATGTCGCAGGTGGAGAAACTGCAGACTGGTAA